From a single Candidatus Anstonellales archaeon genomic region:
- a CDS encoding DDE-type integrase/transposase/recombinase, with amino-acid sequence MLSKIKCIHCGSANNCKKGRRKTLYRGKIQKFYCKDCKRFFTQDDGFYRMRNKPEIITMSIDMYVSNLSSRKMRNQLKRHFDHKISHVSILDWVRRYTLKVQKFIEKQSYNLGDRFYADETTIDCECRKDRFWCCLDWGTRLITGVHYSLAANPVEAQEFLKKAIAKGKPKYIQTDAGMFYPRAFRKMFYSNKFGGLVVEHRIQNYQETRIHNYRIETVFMKIKDRVLDFRGLKALWSAPILLNAVVIQHNFIENHCTTNEVPCETAGVKLGLGENRWLDLIRLSSS; translated from the coding sequence ATGCTTAGCAAGATAAAATGCATACATTGTGGAAGTGCAAACAACTGCAAGAAAGGCCGACGCAAAACCTTGTATCGAGGAAAAATACAGAAATTTTACTGCAAGGATTGCAAGAGATTTTTCACTCAAGATGACGGCTTTTATCGAATGAGAAACAAGCCCGAGATTATAACAATGTCAATTGATATGTATGTCTCTAACCTGTCGAGCAGAAAAATGAGAAACCAATTGAAAAGGCATTTTGATCACAAGATAAGCCATGTTTCTATTTTGGATTGGGTTAGAAGATACACATTAAAAGTTCAAAAATTCATAGAGAAGCAGAGCTATAATTTAGGTGACAGGTTTTATGCTGATGAGACAACGATTGATTGTGAATGTAGGAAAGACAGGTTTTGGTGTTGTCTTGATTGGGGTACAAGATTAATTACTGGAGTGCATTATAGCTTAGCTGCTAATCCTGTTGAAGCGCAGGAATTTCTAAAGAAAGCAATAGCGAAGGGAAAGCCAAAGTACATTCAAACAGATGCTGGAATGTTCTATCCAAGAGCATTTAGGAAAATGTTTTATTCTAATAAATTTGGTGGCTTAGTTGTAGAGCACAGAATACAAAACTATCAGGAAACAAGAATTCATAATTATAGAATTGAAACTGTATTTATGAAAATCAAAGATAGGGTTCTTGACTTCAGGGGGTTGAAGGCTCTTTGGTCTGCTCCAATCTTATTGAATGCGGTAGTTATCCAGCATAATTTTATTGAAAACCATTGCACGACTAATGAAGTTCCTTGCGAAACGGCGGGAGTTAAATTAGGATTGGGGGAAAATAGGTGGCTGGATTTGATAAGATTGAGTAGTAGTTAG
- a CDS encoding type I restriction endonuclease subunit R: protein LLRGMLEKNRLLDIVRNFIVFEKDKETKKKLAAYHQYWATNKALESTLQAKRTNRKAGIVWHTQGSGKSLTMIFYAGKIIRELDNPTIVVLTDRNDLDDQLFGTFSKCQDILRQKPVQANTRKELMELLKVSSGGVVFTTIQKFFPEEDREKYPVLSERDNIIVIADEAHRSQYGFPAKILKKEDKALITYGYAKYLRDALPNASFIGFTGTPIEKADRSTPAVFGKYVDVYDIEQAVNDGATVRIFYESRLAKLELKPEERPKIDPEFEEVTEGEEVEHKEKLKSKWARLEKIAGAPKRIKRIAKDIVNHFEQRLSILNGKGMIVCMSRRICIDLYNEIIKLRPEWHNEDDDKGFIKVVITGSASDPKEWQQHIRNKVRRKKIGDNFKDPKHETKLLIVRDMFLTGFDAPSLHTMYLDKPIKGHTLMQAIARVNRVYPGKEGGLVVDYIGVGAELKKALMEYTESGGKGKPTLDQEQAIRLMLEKYEIVKDMFYGFNYRKFFELSPKERLTFMPNAIEHILKEKGKKERFEKEATALVKAFSLAVPHEKAMKIKEEVGFFQALKSTISKTIETKKDVKEQYETAIKQIISKAVISDRIIDIFEAAGIQKPELSILSEGFLADVKEMPQKNLAFEALKKLLNDEIKIISKRNLVQGKSFMEMLDRTIKKYTNRAVEAAQVIEELIELARKVREEKNRGKELGMSEDELAFYDALEVNDSAVKILGDETLRKIALELTQMIRKSVTIDWTQRESVQAELRLKVKKILRKYGYPPDKEKKATETVLKQAELVAGNLLAL from the coding sequence CTGCTCAGAGGCATGCTCGAAAAAAACAGGCTTCTAGATATAGTAAGAAACTTCATTGTTTTTGAAAAAGATAAAGAAACAAAAAAGAAACTAGCAGCGTATCATCAATATTGGGCGACAAATAAAGCACTCGAATCAACTTTGCAGGCAAAAAGGACAAACAGAAAAGCGGGCATTGTCTGGCATACCCAGGGTTCTGGAAAAAGTTTAACAATGATTTTTTACGCTGGAAAAATTATTAGAGAACTGGATAATCCTACGATTGTTGTTCTCACAGACAGAAATGATCTTGATGACCAGCTATTTGGAACTTTTAGCAAGTGTCAAGATATATTAAGACAAAAACCAGTTCAGGCAAACACAAGAAAAGAACTGATGGAGTTGCTTAAAGTTTCTTCTGGCGGAGTTGTCTTTACAACAATTCAAAAATTCTTTCCTGAAGAGGATAGAGAAAAATACCCGGTACTATCAGAGCGAGATAATATTATTGTAATAGCTGATGAAGCTCATAGAAGCCAGTATGGATTTCCTGCAAAAATATTAAAAAAAGAGGATAAAGCACTTATAACATATGGTTATGCAAAGTATTTGAGAGACGCTTTACCAAATGCTTCATTCATCGGCTTTACTGGAACCCCGATAGAAAAAGCAGATAGATCAACGCCAGCGGTTTTTGGAAAATATGTTGATGTTTATGATATAGAACAAGCAGTAAACGATGGTGCAACTGTAAGAATATTTTATGAAAGTAGATTAGCAAAGCTTGAGTTAAAACCAGAAGAAAGACCAAAAATAGACCCGGAATTTGAGGAGGTAACAGAAGGCGAAGAAGTAGAACATAAAGAAAAGCTAAAAAGCAAATGGGCAAGATTGGAAAAGATTGCTGGCGCTCCAAAAAGAATAAAAAGAATTGCAAAAGATATCGTGAATCATTTTGAGCAAAGGCTTTCTATCCTTAATGGAAAAGGAATGATTGTTTGTATGTCAAGAAGAATATGCATTGACCTTTATAATGAGATAATAAAACTAAGGCCAGAGTGGCACAATGAAGATGATGATAAAGGATTTATCAAAGTCGTAATAACAGGCTCTGCATCTGATCCAAAAGAATGGCAGCAGCATATAAGAAACAAAGTCAGAAGAAAGAAAATAGGTGATAACTTCAAGGATCCGAAACATGAAACTAAATTGCTTATTGTAAGAGATATGTTCTTGACAGGTTTTGATGCACCAAGTTTACATACAATGTATCTTGACAAACCGATAAAAGGACATACTTTGATGCAGGCGATAGCAAGAGTGAACAGGGTTTATCCTGGAAAAGAAGGCGGTTTAGTTGTCGACTATATAGGCGTTGGTGCTGAATTGAAAAAAGCCCTGATGGAATACACAGAAAGTGGGGGTAAAGGAAAACCAACGCTTGACCAAGAGCAAGCCATCAGATTAATGTTAGAGAAATATGAGATTGTAAAAGATATGTTTTATGGATTTAATTATAGAAAATTCTTTGAGCTTTCGCCAAAAGAAAGATTAACTTTCATGCCCAATGCAATAGAACACATACTAAAAGAAAAAGGGAAAAAGGAAAGATTTGAAAAAGAAGCCACTGCTCTTGTTAAAGCATTCTCTTTGGCAGTTCCTCATGAAAAAGCCATGAAGATTAAGGAAGAAGTTGGCTTTTTCCAAGCATTAAAATCAACAATATCAAAAACAATCGAAACCAAAAAAGATGTAAAGGAACAATACGAAACAGCAATCAAACAGATTATCTCAAAAGCAGTAATCTCTGATAGAATTATAGATATATTTGAGGCTGCTGGAATTCAAAAACCAGAACTTTCTATTCTATCAGAGGGCTTTTTAGCCGACGTAAAAGAGATGCCTCAGAAAAACTTGGCGTTTGAAGCTCTAAAAAAATTATTGAACGATGAGATTAAGATAATTTCAAAAAGAAATCTTGTTCAAGGTAAATCTTTCATGGAGATGCTAGACAGAACAATAAAAAAATATACAAATAGGGCTGTAGAGGCTGCGCAAGTTATAGAAGAATTAATAGAGTTAGCAAGAAAAGTTAGAGAAGAAAAAAACAGGGGAAAAGAGCTTGGAATGAGCGAAGATGAACTTGCATTTTATGATGCACTTGAAGTCAATGATAGCGCAGTTAAAATACTTGGCGATGAGACTTTACGAAAAATAGCGCTCGAACTAACACAAATGATAAGAAAAAGCGTTACAATAGACTGGACACAAAGAGAGAGCGTTCAAGCAGAGTTGCGCCTCAAAGTAAAGAAAATACTAAGAAAATATGGCTATCCACCTGATAAAGAGAAAAAGGCAACAGAAACAGTTTTAAAACAGGCGGAGTTAGTTGCCGGAAATTTACTTGCTCTTTGA